From Vigna unguiculata cultivar IT97K-499-35 chromosome 5, ASM411807v1, whole genome shotgun sequence, the proteins below share one genomic window:
- the LOC114185004 gene encoding LOW QUALITY PROTEIN: ketol-acid reductoisomerase, chloroplastic (The sequence of the model RefSeq protein was modified relative to this genomic sequence to represent the inferred CDS: inserted 1 base in 1 codon), translating to MAAAAATSCSSAISAASETLAKPSSRSFSATSLALQSSSSKLTFKSLKLNRCGALGARMVAAPVKAPVQLDFDTKVFKKEKINLAGHDEYIVRGGRDLFHFLPDAFKGIKQIGVIGWGSQGPAQAQNLRDSLAEAKSDIVVKIGLRKGSRSFAEARAAGFTEENGTLGDIWETVSGSDLVMLLISDSAQADNYEKXFSHMKPNSILGLSHGFLLGHLQSIGLDFPKNISVIAVCPKGMGPSVRRLYVQGKEINGAGINASFAVHQDVDGRATDVALGWSVALGSPFTFATTLEQEYKSDIFGERGILLGAVHGVVESLFRRYTDNGMDEDLAYKNTVESITGIISKTISTKGMLAVYNALSEDEKREFEKAYSASYYPCMDILYECYEDVASGSEIRSVVLAGRRFYEKEGLPAFPMGNIDQTRMWKVGERVRSTRPAGDQGPLYAFTAGVFVALMMAQIEILRKKGHSYSEIINESVIEAVDSLNPFMHARGVSFMVDNCSTTARLGSRKWAPRFDYILTQQALVAVDNGSPVNQDLLSNFLSDPVHGAIEVCAKLRPTVDISVPADADFVRPELRHSN from the exons ATGGCGGCTGCTGCTGCGACGTCGTGTTCTTCTGCAATCTCTGCTGCTTCTGAAACCCTAGCCAAACCTTCTTCCAGAAGCTTCTCCGCTACCAGCCTCGCTCTACAATCCTCGTCTTCCAAACTCACCTTTAAATCCCTAAAGCTGAACCGATGCGGCGCTCTCGGTGCTCGTATGGTGGCGGCGCCGGTGAAAGCCCCGGTGCAGCTCGATTTCGACACGAAAGTTTTCAAGAAGGAGAAGATTAACCTCGCCGGACACGACGAG TACATCGTGAGAGGAGGCAGGGATTTGTTCCACTTTTTGCCCGACGCTTTCAAGGGGATCAAGCAGATTGGTGTCATCGGCTGGGGATCTCAG GGGCCTGCCCAGGCTCAGAATCTAAGGGACTCGCTTGCTGAAGCAAAGTCCGATATTGTGGTTAAG ATTGGACTCAGGAAAGGTTCTCGCTCCTTTGCTGAAGCTCGGGCAGCCGGGTTTACTGAGGAGAATGGGACTCTTGGTGACATATGGGAAACTGTCTCGGGCAGTGATCTTGTGATGTTGTTAATTTCTGATTCCGCACAG Gctgataattatgaaa tattttctcatatgAAACCAAATAGCATACTTGGGCTTTCCCATGGTTTTCTTCTTGGGCATTTGCAGTCAATTGGACTTGACTTTCCAAAGAACATTAGTGTAATTGCTGTGTGCCCAAAGGGGATGGGTCCATCTGTAAGGAGGCTCTATGTGCAAGGCAAAGAAATAAATGGTGCTGGAATTAATGCAAGTTTTGCCGTCCACCAG GATGTGGATGGCAGGGCTACTGATGTTGCTTTGGGATGGTCTGTTGCCCTTGGTTCTCCATTCACTTTCGCCACTACATTAGAGCAAGAGTACAAGAGTGATATCTTTGGGGAGAGAG GCATTTTACTTGGCGCTGTTCATGGAGTTGTGGAATCCTTGTTTAGGAGATACACTGATAATGGAATGGACGAAGATCTGGCGTATAAGAATACTGTTGAGTCTATAACTGGAATTATATCTAAAACCATCTCAACCAAG GGCATGCTTGCTGTATACAATGCTTTATCTGAAGATGAAAAAAGGGAATTTGAGAAAGCTTACAGTGCTTCTTATTATCCTTGCATGGACATTCTGTACGAGTGCTACGAGGATGTAGCCAGTGGTAGTGAGATTCGCAGTGTTGTTCTGGCTGGACGCCGCTTCTAT GAGAAAGAAGGTCTACCTGCTTTCCCCATGGGTAACATTGATCAAACCCGCATGTGGAAGGTTGGTGAGCGTGTCCGTTCTACAAGACCAGCAGGTGATCAAGGCCCATTATATGCTTTTACTGCTGGTGTCTTTGTGGCATTGATGATGGCCCAG ATTGAGATCCTGAGGAAGAAAGGGCATTCCTACTCCGAAATCATTAACGAGAGTGTGATCGAGGCTGTTGATTCTTTGAATCCATTCATGCATGCTCGCGGTGTTTCTTTCATGGTTGATAACTGTTCAACCACGGCTAGATTGGGTTCGAGGAAATGGGCTCCACGATTTGATTACATTCTTACCCAGCAAGCCTTGGTGGCGGTGGACAATGGAAGCCCTGTTAACCAGGACTTACTCAGCAACTTTCTTTCGGACCCAGTGCATGGAGCCATTGAAGTCTGCGCCAAACTGAGACCCACAGTTGACATTTCTGTGCCAGCAGATGCAGACTTCGTTCGTCCAGAGTTGCGCCACTCCAATTAG
- the LOC114185416 gene encoding adaptin ear-binding coat-associated protein 2: MEKEEKEPGIQKSGGEIEDAEPIELVLFQVPECYVYIIPPRKRAASYRADEWDVNKWAWEGILKVTSKGEECIIKLEDKNSGELYARAFLRNGEPHPVEPVIDSSRYFVLRIEENIGGRLRHAFIGIGFRERTEAYDFQAALHDHMKYLNKKKTAEEMEQHYQQTSSVDYSLKEGETLVLQIKTNKCDSSVKSKFFEQGLNKSPEERNGKKESLTLTSPRLLPPPPAPPSPVVSPQKSPTDSPTKLSLDKTFSADTPKTVKDDPEHQNSPEDQSTQDVPDDDFGDFQAAG; the protein is encoded by the exons ATGGAGAAGGAGGAGAAAGAACCGGGCATTCAGAAAAGTGGAGGCGAAATCGAAGACGCCGAACCCATCGAGCTCGTTCTGTTTCAAGTGCCTGAGTGTTACGTCTACATA ATACCTCCAAGAAAGAGGGCAGCTTCATATAG AGCTGATGAATGGGATGTCAACAAATGGGCATGGGAAGGGATATTGAAAGTCACTAGCAAGGGAGAAGAATGCATCATAAAACTTGAAGACAAGAACTCGG GTGAATTATATGCTCGGGCATTTTTAAGAAATGGAGAGCCGCATCCGGTGGAACCTGTTATTGACAGCAGCAG ATACTTTGTTCTTCGCATTGAAGAGAACATAG GTGGTCGCCTCCGACATGCTTTTATTGGCATAGGATTCCGAGAAAGAACGGAGGCTTATGACTTCCAAGCTGCCTTACATGATCATATGAA ATatcttaataaaaagaaaactgcTGAGGAAATGGAACAACATTACCAGCAAACTTCCTCAGTTGATTACAGTCTGAAAGAAGGAGAGACTCTTGTGCTGCAAATTAAGACCAAT AAATGTGACAGCAGTGTGAAGTCCAAGTTTTTTGAGCAGGGTCTGAACAAATCCCCAGAAGAAAGGAATGGAAAAAAAGAATCTCTAACTCTAACTAGTCCTAGGTTGTTACCACCTCCTCCAGCACCACCTTCACCTGTTGTCAGCCCGCAGAAGTCTCCGACAGACTCACCTACAAAACTCAGCCTTGATAAGACTTTTAGTGCTGATACTCCCAAAACGGTTAAAGATGACCCAGAACACCAGAATTCTCCTGAAGATCAAAGCACACAGGATGTACCAGATGATGATTTTGGCGATTTCCAAGCAGCAGGTTAA
- the LOC114185594 gene encoding uncharacterized protein LOC114185594 isoform X1, whose amino-acid sequence MAMGVKCITWVGNMFQKFEDICVDVDDTVFEETVKYLGNHMQTVGESVKKICSEVMEDLRPLPCDLDETSVSEMHINQNSDAGLAEKSFEGSRNVTVNDGINQTTDDSRISDDVDNDVIHAESCDSNALFVAASSYSVKGYNKSNLGGDEQDKNMPASKSACEITSSETDTRNTSQLCELSWIKENHADTVSKPTFSESVAIASLAECCNEIENTSTREISDDLEWDESAEEKEKHSTSNSCVLFVDSYEITETWDLDEPKIGGTVAEQGHKTVQQDDELKLVESCVMVTRDEVQSVLNAEGNLRTSKNKKRQPFLLSKKAARRQEYEELAMLHGNNEKDDFAESLCATLQNDHKKLLLPDISESEWEVL is encoded by the exons ATGGCTATGGGTGTAAAATGCATAACATGGGTTGGTAACATGTTCCAGAAGTTTGAGGATATTTGTGTGGATGTGGACGACACAGTGTTTGAG GAAACTGTTAAGTACTTAGGGAATCATATGCAGACTGTTGGGGAAAGTGTTAAAAAGATCTGTTCAGAAGTCATGGAAGATTTACGTCCTCTACCTTGTGATTTGGATGAAACATCAGTCTCTGAGATGCATATAAATCAAAATTCTGATGCTGGTTTAGCTGAGAAGTCTTTTGAAGGTTCCAGGAATGTAACTGTAAATGATGGTATCAACCAAACAACCGATGACTCAAGGATCAGTGatgatgttgataatgatgtaATCCATGCCGAATCCTGTGATTCTAATGCTTTGTTTGTTGCAGCTTCAAGCTATTCTGTCAAAGGGTACAACAAATCAAACCTCGGTGGTGATGAACAAGATAAAAACATGCCTGCATCCAAGAGTGCCTGTGAAATCACTTCATCAGAAACAGATACACGCAATACATCACAATTATGTGAACTCTCCtggataaaagaaaatcatgCAGACACTGTTTCAAAGCCAACTTTCTCTGAATCAGTTGCCATTGCCTCTTTAGCTGAATGTtgtaatgaaattgaaaatacaaGTACTAGAGAAATCTCCGATGATCTAGAATGGGATGAATCAgctgaagagaaagaaaagcaTAGTACTTCAAATTCGTGTGTCTTGTTTGTAGATTCATATG aaatcaCAGAAACATGGGATTTGGATGAACCAAAGATTGGTGGTACTGTTGCTGAGCAAGGCCATAAAACCGTGCAACAAGATGATGAATTGAAGCTTGTGGAAAGTTGTGTTATGGTTACTAGAGATGAAGTTCAATCAGTTCTCAATGCAGAGGGTAATCTAAGAACTAGCAAG AACAAGAAGAGACAACCCTTTTTGTTATCCAAGAAGGCTGCAAGGAGGCAAGAGTATGAAGAGCTTGCAATGTTGCAtggaaacaatgaaaaagatgattttgCAGAGAGTTTATGTGCAACTTTACAGAATGATCACAAGAAACTACTACTTCCTGATATATCTGAGTCTGAGTGGGAGGTTCTCTAA
- the LOC114185594 gene encoding uncharacterized protein LOC114185594 isoform X3, with product MAMGVKCITWVGNMFQKFEDICVDVDDTVFEETVKYLGNHMQTVGESVKKICSEVMEDLRPLPCDLDETSVSEMHINQNSDAGLAEKSFEGSRNVTVNDASSYSVKGYNKSNLGGDEQDKNMPASKSACEITSSETDTRNTSQLCELSWIKENHADTVSKPTFSESVAIASLAECCNEIENTSTREISDDLEWDESAEEKEKHSTSNSCVLFVDSYEITETWDLDEPKIGGTVAEQGHKTVQQDDELKLVESCVMVTRDEVQSVLNAEGNLRTSKNKKRQPFLLSKKAARRQEYEELAMLHGNNEKDDFAESLCATLQNDHKKLLLPDISESEWEVL from the exons ATGGCTATGGGTGTAAAATGCATAACATGGGTTGGTAACATGTTCCAGAAGTTTGAGGATATTTGTGTGGATGTGGACGACACAGTGTTTGAG GAAACTGTTAAGTACTTAGGGAATCATATGCAGACTGTTGGGGAAAGTGTTAAAAAGATCTGTTCAGAAGTCATGGAAGATTTACGTCCTCTACCTTGTGATTTGGATGAAACATCAGTCTCTGAGATGCATATAAATCAAAATTCTGATGCTGGTTTAGCTGAGAAGTCTTTTGAAGGTTCCAGGAATGTAACTGTAAATGATG CTTCAAGCTATTCTGTCAAAGGGTACAACAAATCAAACCTCGGTGGTGATGAACAAGATAAAAACATGCCTGCATCCAAGAGTGCCTGTGAAATCACTTCATCAGAAACAGATACACGCAATACATCACAATTATGTGAACTCTCCtggataaaagaaaatcatgCAGACACTGTTTCAAAGCCAACTTTCTCTGAATCAGTTGCCATTGCCTCTTTAGCTGAATGTtgtaatgaaattgaaaatacaaGTACTAGAGAAATCTCCGATGATCTAGAATGGGATGAATCAgctgaagagaaagaaaagcaTAGTACTTCAAATTCGTGTGTCTTGTTTGTAGATTCATATG aaatcaCAGAAACATGGGATTTGGATGAACCAAAGATTGGTGGTACTGTTGCTGAGCAAGGCCATAAAACCGTGCAACAAGATGATGAATTGAAGCTTGTGGAAAGTTGTGTTATGGTTACTAGAGATGAAGTTCAATCAGTTCTCAATGCAGAGGGTAATCTAAGAACTAGCAAG AACAAGAAGAGACAACCCTTTTTGTTATCCAAGAAGGCTGCAAGGAGGCAAGAGTATGAAGAGCTTGCAATGTTGCAtggaaacaatgaaaaagatgattttgCAGAGAGTTTATGTGCAACTTTACAGAATGATCACAAGAAACTACTACTTCCTGATATATCTGAGTCTGAGTGGGAGGTTCTCTAA
- the LOC114185594 gene encoding uncharacterized protein LOC114185594 isoform X2, with amino-acid sequence MAMGVKCITWVGNMFQKFEDICVDVDDTVFEETVKYLGNHMQTVGESVKKICSEVMEDLRPLPCDLDETSVSEMHINQNSDAGLAEKSFEGSRNVTVNDGINQTTDDSRISDDVDNDVIHAESCDSNALFVAASSYSVKGYNKSNLGGDEQDKNMPASKSACEITSSETDTRNTSQLCELSWIKENHADTVSKPTFSESVAIASLAECCNEIENTSTREISDDLEWDESAEEKEKHSTSNSCVLFVDSYETWDLDEPKIGGTVAEQGHKTVQQDDELKLVESCVMVTRDEVQSVLNAEGNLRTSKNKKRQPFLLSKKAARRQEYEELAMLHGNNEKDDFAESLCATLQNDHKKLLLPDISESEWEVL; translated from the exons ATGGCTATGGGTGTAAAATGCATAACATGGGTTGGTAACATGTTCCAGAAGTTTGAGGATATTTGTGTGGATGTGGACGACACAGTGTTTGAG GAAACTGTTAAGTACTTAGGGAATCATATGCAGACTGTTGGGGAAAGTGTTAAAAAGATCTGTTCAGAAGTCATGGAAGATTTACGTCCTCTACCTTGTGATTTGGATGAAACATCAGTCTCTGAGATGCATATAAATCAAAATTCTGATGCTGGTTTAGCTGAGAAGTCTTTTGAAGGTTCCAGGAATGTAACTGTAAATGATGGTATCAACCAAACAACCGATGACTCAAGGATCAGTGatgatgttgataatgatgtaATCCATGCCGAATCCTGTGATTCTAATGCTTTGTTTGTTGCAGCTTCAAGCTATTCTGTCAAAGGGTACAACAAATCAAACCTCGGTGGTGATGAACAAGATAAAAACATGCCTGCATCCAAGAGTGCCTGTGAAATCACTTCATCAGAAACAGATACACGCAATACATCACAATTATGTGAACTCTCCtggataaaagaaaatcatgCAGACACTGTTTCAAAGCCAACTTTCTCTGAATCAGTTGCCATTGCCTCTTTAGCTGAATGTtgtaatgaaattgaaaatacaaGTACTAGAGAAATCTCCGATGATCTAGAATGGGATGAATCAgctgaagagaaagaaaagcaTAGTACTTCAAATTCGTGTGTCTTGTTTGTAGATTCATATG AAACATGGGATTTGGATGAACCAAAGATTGGTGGTACTGTTGCTGAGCAAGGCCATAAAACCGTGCAACAAGATGATGAATTGAAGCTTGTGGAAAGTTGTGTTATGGTTACTAGAGATGAAGTTCAATCAGTTCTCAATGCAGAGGGTAATCTAAGAACTAGCAAG AACAAGAAGAGACAACCCTTTTTGTTATCCAAGAAGGCTGCAAGGAGGCAAGAGTATGAAGAGCTTGCAATGTTGCAtggaaacaatgaaaaagatgattttgCAGAGAGTTTATGTGCAACTTTACAGAATGATCACAAGAAACTACTACTTCCTGATATATCTGAGTCTGAGTGGGAGGTTCTCTAA
- the LOC114185594 gene encoding uncharacterized protein LOC114185594 isoform X4 yields the protein MAMGVKCITWVGNMFQKFEDICVDVDDTVFEETVKYLGNHMQTVGESVKKICSEVMEDLRPLPCDLDETSVSEMHINQNSDAGLAEKSFEGSRNVTVNDGINQTTDDSRISDDVDNDVIHAESCDSNALFVAASSYSVKGYNKSNLGGDEQDKNMPASKSACEITSSETDTRNTSQLCELSWIKENHADTVSKPTFSESVAIASLAECCNEIENTSTREISDDLEWDESAEEKEKHSTSNSCVLFVDSYGVRTYQPDNYSHHTITVSHSINSFRSF from the exons ATGGCTATGGGTGTAAAATGCATAACATGGGTTGGTAACATGTTCCAGAAGTTTGAGGATATTTGTGTGGATGTGGACGACACAGTGTTTGAG GAAACTGTTAAGTACTTAGGGAATCATATGCAGACTGTTGGGGAAAGTGTTAAAAAGATCTGTTCAGAAGTCATGGAAGATTTACGTCCTCTACCTTGTGATTTGGATGAAACATCAGTCTCTGAGATGCATATAAATCAAAATTCTGATGCTGGTTTAGCTGAGAAGTCTTTTGAAGGTTCCAGGAATGTAACTGTAAATGATGGTATCAACCAAACAACCGATGACTCAAGGATCAGTGatgatgttgataatgatgtaATCCATGCCGAATCCTGTGATTCTAATGCTTTGTTTGTTGCAGCTTCAAGCTATTCTGTCAAAGGGTACAACAAATCAAACCTCGGTGGTGATGAACAAGATAAAAACATGCCTGCATCCAAGAGTGCCTGTGAAATCACTTCATCAGAAACAGATACACGCAATACATCACAATTATGTGAACTCTCCtggataaaagaaaatcatgCAGACACTGTTTCAAAGCCAACTTTCTCTGAATCAGTTGCCATTGCCTCTTTAGCTGAATGTtgtaatgaaattgaaaatacaaGTACTAGAGAAATCTCCGATGATCTAGAATGGGATGAATCAgctgaagagaaagaaaagcaTAGTACTTCAAATTCGTGTGTCTTGTTTGTAGATTCATATG GGGTCAGAACATATCAGCCTGACAATTATTCTCACCACACAATCACTGTATCTCATTCCATTAACTCATTCAGATCATTCTGA